One genomic segment of Burkholderia pyrrocinia includes these proteins:
- the gatA gene encoding Asp-tRNA(Asn)/Glu-tRNA(Gln) amidotransferase subunit GatA, whose translation MHAKSLTELRAALAAKECSAVELAQHYLKRIDAARDLNAFVYVDADLTLAQAKAADAELARGAGGALTGLPIAHKDVFVTRGWRSTAGSKMLANYESPFDATVVARLQAAGMVTLGKTNMDEFAMGSSNENSAFGAVKNPWDTNAVPGGSSGGSSAAVAARLAPAATGTDTGGSIRQPASFAGVTGIKPTYGRVSRYGMIAFASSLDQGGPMAQSASDCALLLNAMAGFDERDSTSLERDDEDFTRHLGQPWAAGNDTGKPLAGLRIGLPNEYFGDGLADDVRAAIDAALKQYEALGATLVPVSLPKTELSIPVYYVIAPAEASSNLSRFDGVRFGHRAAQYGDLLDMYKKSRAEGFGPEVKRRILVGAYVLSHGYYDAYYLQAQKIRRIIAQDFQEAFESCDVIMGPASPTVAWDLGAKGDDPVQMYLADIYTLSVSLAGLPGMSVPCGFGAGANAKRPVGLQIIGNYFNEARMLQVADAFQRATDWHKQVPAGVGNEPPRSLCSLPPEGAHASLEAARREA comes from the coding sequence ATGCACGCAAAAAGCCTGACCGAACTGCGCGCCGCGCTCGCCGCCAAGGAATGCTCGGCCGTCGAGCTCGCACAGCACTACCTGAAACGGATCGACGCCGCGCGCGACCTGAACGCGTTCGTCTACGTCGACGCCGATCTGACCCTCGCGCAGGCGAAAGCCGCCGACGCGGAGCTCGCGCGCGGCGCGGGCGGCGCGCTCACCGGCCTGCCGATCGCGCACAAGGATGTCTTCGTCACGCGCGGCTGGCGCTCGACCGCCGGCTCGAAGATGCTCGCGAACTACGAGAGCCCGTTCGACGCGACCGTCGTCGCCCGCCTGCAGGCGGCCGGCATGGTCACGCTCGGCAAGACCAACATGGACGAGTTCGCGATGGGCTCGTCGAACGAGAACTCGGCGTTCGGCGCGGTGAAGAACCCGTGGGACACGAACGCGGTGCCGGGCGGCAGCTCGGGCGGCAGCTCGGCCGCCGTCGCCGCGCGCCTTGCGCCGGCCGCGACCGGCACCGACACCGGCGGCTCGATCCGCCAGCCCGCGTCGTTCGCGGGCGTGACGGGCATCAAGCCGACCTACGGCCGCGTGTCGCGCTACGGGATGATCGCGTTCGCGTCGTCGCTCGACCAGGGCGGCCCGATGGCGCAGAGCGCGTCCGACTGCGCGCTGCTGCTGAACGCGATGGCCGGCTTCGACGAGCGCGACTCGACGAGCCTCGAGCGCGACGACGAGGATTTCACGCGCCATCTCGGCCAGCCGTGGGCGGCCGGCAACGATACGGGCAAGCCGCTCGCGGGCCTGCGCATCGGCTTGCCGAACGAGTATTTCGGCGACGGCCTCGCCGACGACGTGCGCGCGGCGATCGACGCGGCACTGAAGCAGTATGAAGCGCTCGGCGCGACGCTCGTGCCCGTGTCGCTGCCGAAGACGGAACTGTCGATCCCCGTGTACTACGTGATCGCGCCGGCCGAGGCGTCGTCGAACCTGTCGCGTTTCGACGGCGTGCGCTTCGGCCATCGCGCCGCGCAGTACGGCGACCTGCTCGACATGTACAAGAAGTCGCGCGCCGAAGGCTTCGGCCCCGAGGTGAAGCGCCGGATTCTCGTCGGCGCGTACGTGCTGTCGCACGGCTACTACGACGCGTACTACCTGCAGGCGCAGAAGATCCGCCGCATCATCGCGCAGGATTTCCAGGAAGCGTTCGAGTCCTGCGACGTGATCATGGGCCCGGCATCGCCGACGGTCGCATGGGATCTCGGCGCGAAGGGCGACGATCCGGTGCAGATGTATCTCGCGGATATCTACACGCTGTCGGTGAGCCTCGCCGGCCTGCCCGGCATGAGCGTGCCGTGCGGCTTCGGCGCGGGCGCGAACGCGAAGCGCCCGGTCGGCCTGCAGATCATCGGCAACTATTTCAACGAAGCCCGGATGCTGCAGGTCGCCGACGCGTTCCAGCGCGCGACCGACTGGCACAAGCAAGTTCCGGCGGGGGTGGGGAATGAGCCCCCACGCTCACTTTGTTCGCTGCCCCCCGAGGGGGCGCATGCCTCCCTTGAGGCGGCTCGGCGGGAGGCATGA
- a CDS encoding rod shape-determining protein: MFGFLRSYFSNDLAIDLGTANTLIYMRGKGIVLDEPSVVSIRQEGGPNGKKTIQAVGKEAKQMLGKVPGNIEAIRPMKDGVIADFTVTEQMIKQFIKTAHESRMFSPSPRIIICVPCGSTQVERRAIKEAAHGAGASQVYLIEEPMAAAIGAGLPVSEATGSMVVDIGGGTTEVGVISLGGIVYKGSVRVGGDKFDEAIVNYIRRNYGMLIGEQTAEAIKKEIGSAFPGSEVKEMEVKGRNLSEGIPRSFTISSNEILEALTDPLNQIVSSVKIALEQTPPELGADIAERGMMLTGGGALLRDLDRLLAEETGLPVLVAEDPLTCVVRGSGMALERMDKLGSIFSYE; encoded by the coding sequence ATGTTCGGTTTTTTGCGCAGCTACTTCTCCAACGATCTCGCGATCGACCTCGGCACCGCAAACACCCTGATCTACATGCGCGGCAAGGGCATCGTGCTCGATGAACCGTCCGTCGTGTCGATTCGTCAGGAAGGCGGCCCCAACGGCAAGAAGACGATCCAGGCGGTCGGCAAGGAAGCCAAGCAGATGCTCGGCAAGGTGCCGGGCAACATCGAGGCGATCCGCCCGATGAAGGACGGCGTGATCGCCGACTTCACCGTCACCGAGCAGATGATCAAGCAGTTCATCAAGACGGCACACGAGTCGCGCATGTTCTCGCCGTCGCCGCGCATCATCATCTGCGTGCCGTGCGGCTCGACCCAGGTCGAGCGCCGCGCGATCAAGGAAGCCGCGCACGGCGCCGGCGCGTCGCAGGTCTACCTGATCGAGGAGCCGATGGCGGCCGCGATCGGCGCGGGCCTGCCGGTGTCGGAAGCCACCGGCTCGATGGTCGTCGACATCGGCGGCGGCACGACCGAAGTCGGCGTGATCTCGCTCGGCGGCATCGTGTACAAGGGTTCGGTGCGCGTCGGCGGCGACAAGTTCGACGAAGCGATCGTCAACTACATCCGCCGCAACTACGGGATGCTGATCGGCGAACAGACCGCCGAGGCAATCAAGAAGGAAATCGGCTCCGCGTTCCCGGGCTCCGAAGTCAAGGAAATGGAAGTGAAGGGCCGCAACCTGTCGGAAGGCATTCCGCGCAGCTTCACGATCTCCAGCAACGAAATCCTCGAAGCGCTGACCGATCCGCTGAACCAGATCGTGTCGTCGGTGAAGATCGCGCTCGAACAGACGCCGCCGGAACTCGGCGCCGACATCGCCGAACGCGGGATGATGCTGACGGGCGGCGGCGCGCTGCTGCGCGACCTCGACCGCCTGCTCGCGGAAGAAACCGGCCTGCCGGTGCTCGTCGCGGAAGATCCGCTCACCTGCGTCGTGCGCGGTTCGGGCATGGCGCTCGAGCGCATGGACAAGCTGGGCAGCATCTTCTCGTACGAGTGA
- the mrdA gene encoding penicillin-binding protein 2, translated as MTEFNDTQQQLSKFRLRVAAAGVFVFVCFGLLASRFFYLQLMQHGKYALQAEENRISVAPIVPNRGIITDRNGVILAKNYSAYTLEITPSKLDDTLDNTIDKLSEIIPIDARDRRRFKKLQEDSKNFESLPIRTRLTDAEVARFTAQRFRFPGVDVRARLFRQYPLGTTAAHVIGYIGRISKRDQDRIDAVSDDNDSDQENYDPRRDANNYKGTDYIGKIGVEQSYETELHGLTGFEEVEVTAGGRPVRTLSRTQATPGNNLVLSLDIGLQQVAEQAFAGKRGALVAIEPKTGDVLAFVSSPSFDPNSFVDGIDQQTWDELNTSTDKPLLNRPLHGTYPPGSTYKPFMALAGLTLGKRSPGWGFQDPGYFTFGGHTFRNDVRSGQGWVDMNKAIMVSNDTYFYMLARDLGVNAIANFMKPFGFGQITGIDIQGEARGILPSTDWKKKAFKKAAQQKWFDGETISLGIGQGYNSFTILQLAHATATLANNGVVMKPHLVKEVEDPITRGRHLTVPKESETIPLKQADIDVVKRGMENVIENPSGTAYKVFRGAPYLAAGKTGTAQVFSLQGSNYKGHLLAEHLRDHALFIAYAPVDHPQIAVALVVENGGWGAQAAGPIARRVLDFYLVERQNPKNEAAAVAAAASATEPVNAPVIGDANKPAAVAVGFKTLPQPVVQTAASAADAASAASASDASGAAGASAAQPADASAAAPRAASLPPIRRPHRPRRPASDAQPVAAAPRDDNHRATAPAKAADAGTAH; from the coding sequence ATGACCGAATTCAACGACACCCAACAGCAGCTCTCGAAGTTCCGCCTGCGCGTCGCGGCGGCGGGCGTGTTCGTGTTCGTCTGCTTCGGGCTGCTCGCGAGCCGCTTCTTCTACCTGCAGTTGATGCAGCACGGCAAATACGCGCTGCAGGCCGAGGAAAACCGCATCTCGGTCGCGCCGATCGTGCCGAACCGCGGGATCATCACCGACCGCAACGGCGTGATCCTCGCGAAGAACTATTCGGCGTACACGCTCGAGATCACGCCGTCGAAGCTCGACGACACGCTCGACAACACGATCGACAAGCTGTCCGAGATCATCCCGATCGACGCACGCGACCGCCGCCGCTTCAAGAAATTGCAGGAAGACTCGAAGAACTTCGAGAGCCTGCCGATCCGCACGCGGCTGACCGATGCGGAAGTCGCGCGCTTCACCGCGCAGCGCTTCCGCTTCCCCGGCGTCGACGTGCGCGCGCGGCTGTTCCGCCAATACCCGCTCGGCACGACCGCCGCGCACGTGATCGGCTACATCGGCCGGATCTCGAAGCGCGATCAGGATCGTATCGACGCGGTGAGCGACGACAACGACAGCGACCAGGAAAACTACGATCCGCGCCGCGACGCGAACAACTACAAGGGCACCGACTACATCGGCAAGATCGGCGTCGAGCAGAGCTACGAGACCGAGCTGCACGGGCTGACGGGCTTCGAGGAAGTCGAGGTGACGGCCGGCGGCCGGCCCGTGCGCACGCTGTCGCGCACGCAGGCGACGCCCGGCAACAACCTCGTGCTGTCGCTCGACATCGGGCTGCAGCAGGTTGCCGAGCAGGCGTTCGCCGGCAAGCGCGGCGCGCTCGTCGCGATCGAGCCGAAGACGGGCGACGTGCTCGCGTTCGTGTCGTCGCCGAGCTTCGACCCGAATTCGTTCGTCGACGGCATCGACCAGCAGACCTGGGACGAACTCAACACGTCGACCGACAAACCGCTCCTGAACCGCCCGCTGCACGGCACCTACCCGCCCGGCTCGACGTACAAGCCGTTCATGGCGCTCGCGGGCCTGACGCTCGGCAAGCGTTCGCCGGGCTGGGGGTTCCAGGATCCCGGCTACTTCACGTTCGGCGGCCACACGTTCCGCAACGACGTGCGCTCGGGCCAGGGCTGGGTCGACATGAACAAGGCGATCATGGTGTCGAACGACACCTACTTCTACATGCTCGCGCGCGACCTCGGCGTGAACGCGATCGCGAACTTCATGAAGCCGTTCGGCTTCGGCCAGATCACCGGGATCGACATCCAGGGCGAAGCGCGCGGGATCCTGCCGTCGACCGACTGGAAGAAGAAGGCGTTCAAGAAGGCCGCGCAGCAGAAGTGGTTCGACGGCGAGACGATCAGCCTCGGGATCGGCCAGGGCTACAACTCGTTCACGATCCTGCAGCTCGCGCACGCGACCGCGACGCTCGCGAACAACGGCGTCGTGATGAAGCCGCACCTCGTGAAGGAAGTCGAGGATCCGATCACGCGCGGGCGCCACCTGACCGTGCCGAAGGAAAGCGAGACGATCCCGCTCAAGCAGGCCGACATCGATGTCGTGAAGCGCGGCATGGAGAACGTGATCGAGAACCCGTCCGGCACCGCGTACAAGGTGTTCCGCGGTGCGCCGTACCTCGCCGCCGGCAAGACCGGTACCGCGCAGGTGTTCTCGCTGCAGGGCTCCAACTACAAGGGCCACCTGCTCGCCGAGCACCTGCGCGACCACGCACTGTTCATCGCGTACGCGCCGGTCGACCATCCGCAGATCGCCGTGGCGCTGGTCGTCGAGAACGGCGGCTGGGGCGCGCAGGCCGCGGGCCCGATCGCGCGCCGCGTGCTCGATTTCTACCTCGTCGAGCGCCAGAACCCGAAGAACGAGGCCGCGGCCGTGGCCGCCGCGGCATCGGCGACCGAACCCGTCAACGCACCGGTGATCGGCGACGCGAACAAGCCCGCCGCCGTCGCGGTCGGCTTCAAGACGCTGCCGCAGCCCGTCGTGCAGACCGCGGCCAGCGCGGCCGATGCGGCCTCGGCCGCGTCGGCGTCCGATGCGTCGGGTGCGGCCGGTGCAAGCGCGGCGCAGCCCGCCGACGCGAGCGCCGCGGCGCCGAGGGCCGCGAGCCTGCCGCCGATCCGGCGCCCGCACCGGCCGCGCCGCCCCGCCAGCGACGCGCAGCCGGTCGCTGCCGCGCCGCGGGACGACAACCATCGTGCGACGGCCCCCGCGAAAGCGGCGGACGCCGGCACCGCTCATTAA
- the gatB gene encoding Asp-tRNA(Asn)/Glu-tRNA(Gln) amidotransferase subunit GatB yields MATQWEVVIGLETHAQLSTVSKIFSGAPTQFGAEPNTQACPVDLALPGVLPVLNRGAVERAIRFGLAIGSTIAPRSIFARKNYFYPDLPKGYQISQYEIPVVQGGQITIQVPANEKAGKEAYEKTVNLTRAHLEEDAGKSLHEDFAGMTGIDLNRAGTPLLEIVTEPEMRSAAEAVAYAKALHGLVVWLGICDGNMQEGSFRCDANVSVRPVGQEKFGTRAEIKNLNSFRFLEEAINYEVRRQIELIEDGGEVVQETRLYDPDKRETRSMRSKEDAHDYRYFPDPDLMPLVIGQDWIDRVQSGMPELPAAIQQRFVEQYGVSAYDAGVLTSSKAMAAYFESVVAKAGAANAKIAANWLMGDVSSQLNRDGIEIDAIPVSAAQLALVLQRIADGTISNKIAKEIFATIWDEKADDEGAADRIIDAKGLKQISDTGALEAIIDEVLAANAKSVEEFRAGKEKAFNALIGQAMKATKGKANPQQVNELLKKKLG; encoded by the coding sequence ATGGCTACTCAATGGGAAGTCGTTATCGGTCTCGAGACGCACGCGCAACTGTCGACCGTCTCGAAGATTTTCTCGGGCGCGCCGACGCAGTTCGGCGCCGAACCGAACACGCAGGCGTGCCCGGTCGACCTGGCGCTGCCGGGCGTGCTGCCGGTGCTGAACCGCGGCGCGGTCGAGCGCGCGATCCGCTTCGGCCTCGCGATCGGCTCGACCATCGCGCCGCGCAGCATCTTCGCGCGCAAGAATTATTTCTACCCCGATCTGCCGAAGGGCTATCAGATCAGCCAGTACGAGATTCCGGTCGTGCAGGGCGGCCAGATCACGATCCAGGTGCCCGCCAACGAAAAGGCCGGCAAGGAAGCGTACGAGAAGACGGTCAACCTGACCCGTGCGCACCTAGAGGAAGATGCGGGCAAGTCGCTGCATGAAGATTTCGCCGGGATGACGGGGATCGACCTGAACCGCGCGGGCACGCCGCTGCTCGAGATCGTCACCGAGCCGGAAATGCGCAGCGCGGCCGAGGCCGTGGCCTATGCGAAGGCGCTGCACGGGCTCGTCGTGTGGCTCGGCATCTGCGACGGCAACATGCAGGAAGGCTCGTTCCGCTGCGATGCGAACGTGTCGGTGCGACCGGTCGGCCAGGAGAAGTTCGGCACGCGCGCGGAAATCAAGAACCTGAACTCGTTCCGGTTCCTCGAGGAAGCGATCAACTACGAAGTGCGTCGCCAGATCGAGCTGATCGAGGATGGCGGCGAAGTCGTGCAGGAAACGCGCCTCTACGATCCGGACAAGCGCGAGACGCGTTCGATGCGCAGCAAGGAAGACGCGCACGATTACCGCTACTTCCCCGACCCCGACCTGATGCCGCTCGTGATCGGCCAGGACTGGATCGACCGCGTGCAGTCCGGGATGCCCGAACTGCCGGCCGCGATACAGCAGCGCTTCGTCGAGCAATACGGCGTGTCCGCGTACGACGCGGGCGTGCTGACGTCGAGCAAGGCGATGGCCGCGTATTTCGAGTCCGTGGTCGCGAAGGCCGGCGCCGCGAATGCGAAGATCGCCGCGAACTGGCTGATGGGCGACGTGTCGTCGCAACTGAACCGCGACGGCATCGAGATCGATGCGATTCCGGTGTCGGCGGCCCAGCTTGCACTCGTGCTGCAGCGCATCGCCGACGGCACGATCTCGAACAAGATCGCGAAGGAAATCTTCGCGACGATCTGGGACGAGAAGGCGGACGACGAAGGCGCGGCCGACCGCATCATCGACGCGAAGGGGCTGAAGCAGATCTCCGATACCGGCGCGCTCGAAGCGATCATCGACGAGGTGCTCGCGGCGAACGCGAAGTCGGTCGAGGAATTCCGCGCGGGCAAGGAAAAGGCGTTCAACGCGCTGATCGGCCAGGCGATGAAGGCGACGAAGGGCAAGGCCAATCCGCAGCAGGTCAACGAACTGCTGAAGAAGAAGCTCGGCTGA
- the mreC gene encoding rod shape-determining protein MreC has translation MEYSPPPLFKQGPPALARLIFFVALAIALLVSDARFSTLEIVRGVLGTVLYPLQRAALVPRDLFMGAADIAVTGASLRHENDDLRKRNLQLSTQANQAAVLAQENMHLRAVLELRQHIATQSTPVEIQYDTSDPFTQKIVVGQGSQQGIQNGAPVVSEDGVVGQVTRVFPLQSEVTLVTDRDLAIPVQVLRTGLRSVIYGTPKGDSLDLRFVPTSADLVVGDELVTSGLDGVYPPGLPVAKVVRVDKLADTAFARVTCAPVAAVRGARQMLVLHYQNDIPPRPAELEPAADKNAKGGKKGAKAAAKGEKADKADANAKPAAAAQPGAKPAPAAPAAPGKPAAAPAKSPAGQPGAQR, from the coding sequence ATGGAATACAGTCCGCCGCCCCTCTTCAAGCAAGGTCCGCCCGCGCTCGCGCGGCTCATCTTCTTCGTTGCCCTCGCCATCGCGCTCCTCGTGTCGGACGCGCGCTTCAGCACGCTCGAAATCGTTCGCGGCGTACTCGGCACCGTGCTCTACCCGCTGCAGCGCGCGGCGCTCGTGCCGCGCGACCTGTTCATGGGCGCGGCCGACATCGCCGTCACCGGCGCGTCGCTGCGCCACGAGAACGACGACCTCCGCAAACGCAACCTGCAACTGTCGACGCAGGCCAACCAGGCCGCCGTGCTCGCGCAGGAAAACATGCACCTGCGCGCGGTGCTCGAGCTGCGCCAGCACATCGCGACGCAATCGACGCCGGTCGAGATCCAGTACGACACCAGCGATCCGTTCACGCAGAAGATCGTGGTCGGGCAAGGTTCGCAGCAGGGCATCCAGAACGGCGCGCCCGTCGTCAGCGAGGACGGCGTGGTCGGCCAGGTCACGCGCGTGTTCCCGCTGCAGTCCGAAGTCACGCTGGTCACCGACCGCGATCTCGCGATTCCGGTACAGGTGCTGCGCACCGGCCTGCGCAGCGTGATCTACGGCACGCCGAAGGGCGATTCGCTCGACCTGCGCTTCGTGCCGACGAGCGCGGATCTCGTCGTCGGCGACGAGCTCGTCACGAGCGGCCTCGACGGCGTCTATCCGCCCGGCCTGCCGGTCGCGAAGGTCGTGCGCGTCGACAAGCTCGCCGATACCGCATTCGCGCGCGTGACCTGCGCGCCGGTCGCGGCCGTACGCGGCGCGCGCCAGATGCTCGTGCTGCATTACCAGAACGACATCCCGCCGCGCCCGGCCGAACTCGAACCGGCCGCCGACAAGAACGCGAAGGGCGGCAAGAAGGGCGCGAAAGCCGCCGCGAAGGGCGAGAAAGCCGACAAGGCCGACGCGAACGCGAAACCGGCCGCTGCGGCCCAGCCCGGCGCGAAGCCCGCGCCGGCCGCGCCCGCCGCCCCCGGCAAGCCCGCCGCCGCGCCCGCGAAGTCCCCGGCCGGGCAACCAGGAGCCCAGCGATGA
- a CDS encoding tetratricopeptide repeat protein, which yields MNGGDGASCRRAQGATGATGACARFGAMLGLWAVCVAAAAQGAPQAKPDPSRETQSAVADYNAGDYRAALVQFHDAAERGDRLAQFNYAMMLLTGEGVTANVDEGLRWLKRAADANMSHAQYVYGRMFDDGEFVARNPSEAHRWFLRAAKQGHVQAELSLANQFLDGRGTPRDNRQAFAWYKQAADAGEPTAQYVTASFYERGGDGVEQNLNIARAYYAAAAAQGDETAGLKFKELSARLKSQGPAPGGGAEQGGPHAAPQ from the coding sequence ATGAACGGCGGCGACGGCGCGTCTTGCAGGCGCGCGCAGGGTGCGACCGGTGCGACCGGGGCATGCGCGCGGTTCGGCGCGATGCTCGGCCTGTGGGCCGTGTGTGTCGCGGCGGCCGCGCAGGGCGCGCCGCAAGCGAAGCCTGATCCGTCGCGCGAGACGCAATCGGCGGTCGCCGACTACAACGCCGGCGACTATCGCGCGGCGCTGGTGCAGTTCCACGACGCGGCCGAGCGCGGCGACCGTCTCGCGCAATTCAACTACGCGATGATGCTGCTGACGGGCGAAGGCGTGACGGCGAACGTCGACGAAGGGCTGCGCTGGCTGAAGCGCGCGGCTGACGCGAACATGTCGCATGCGCAGTACGTGTACGGCCGGATGTTCGACGACGGCGAGTTCGTCGCGCGCAATCCGTCCGAAGCGCATCGCTGGTTCCTGCGGGCGGCGAAGCAGGGGCATGTGCAGGCCGAGCTGTCGCTCGCGAACCAGTTTCTCGACGGACGCGGCACGCCGCGCGACAACCGGCAGGCGTTCGCGTGGTACAAGCAGGCCGCCGACGCCGGCGAGCCGACCGCGCAGTACGTGACCGCATCGTTCTACGAGCGCGGCGGCGACGGCGTCGAGCAGAACCTGAACATCGCGCGTGCGTATTACGCGGCGGCGGCCGCGCAGGGCGACGAGACGGCCGGGCTGAAATTCAAGGAGTTGAGCGCGCGGCTGAAGTCGCAGGGGCCGGCGCCGGGTGGCGGCGCGGAGCAAGGAGGCCCGCACGCGGCGCCGCAGTGA
- the mreD gene encoding rod shape-determining protein MreD — MNRPQYILQPVNPYFIVFSLAAAFLLNLMPWGRLPGVPDFVALVLLFWNIHQPRKVGMGVAFALGILMDVHDAGLLGEHALAYTLLSYGAITIHRRVLWMPIGVQVLYVTPLLVVAQLVPFVIRLVMGAAFPGWRYLVDGFVEAALWPIASHLLLMPQRRPVDPDDTRPI; from the coding sequence ATGAACCGCCCGCAATACATCCTGCAGCCGGTCAATCCGTACTTCATCGTCTTCAGCCTCGCCGCCGCGTTCCTGCTGAACCTGATGCCGTGGGGCCGCCTGCCCGGCGTGCCCGATTTCGTCGCGCTCGTGCTGTTGTTCTGGAACATCCACCAGCCGCGCAAGGTCGGGATGGGCGTCGCGTTCGCGCTCGGCATCCTGATGGACGTGCATGACGCGGGGCTGCTCGGCGAGCACGCGCTCGCCTATACGCTGCTGTCGTACGGTGCGATCACAATCCACCGCCGCGTGCTTTGGATGCCGATCGGCGTGCAGGTGCTGTATGTCACGCCGCTGCTCGTCGTCGCGCAGCTCGTGCCGTTCGTGATCCGTCTCGTGATGGGCGCCGCGTTCCCCGGCTGGCGCTACCTGGTCGACGGCTTCGTCGAGGCCGCGCTGTGGCCGATCGCGAGCCACCTGCTGCTGATGCCGCAACGCCGCCCGGTCGATCCGGACGACACGCGCCCCATCTGA
- the rodA gene encoding rod shape-determining protein RodA, producing the protein MQFDKRAWLDKIKQMFAGFDRPLALIVFLLLCVGIVTLYSAAIDMPGRVEDQLRNILLTFVLMWVIANIPPTTLMRFAVPLYTFGVALLIAVALFGMTKKGAKRWLNVGVVIQPSEILKIATPLMLAWYYQRREGGLRWYDFLVAFGILLVPVGLIAKQPDLGTGLLVFAAGFFVIYLAGLSFKLIVPVLVAGVIAVGSIAVFEERICQPEVQWPLMHDYQKHRVCTLLDPTSDPLGKGFHTIQAVIAIGSGGVLGKGYLKGTQAHLEFIPEKHTDFIFAVFSEEWGLAGGLVLLTLYMALIARGLYIAAQGATLFGRLLAGSLTLAFFVYAFVNIGMVSGVLPVVGVPLPFMSYGGTALTTLGIAIGMIMSVGRQRRLMKS; encoded by the coding sequence ATGCAATTCGACAAGCGCGCCTGGCTCGACAAGATCAAGCAGATGTTCGCGGGCTTCGACCGCCCGCTCGCCCTCATCGTGTTCCTGCTGCTGTGCGTCGGCATCGTCACGCTGTACAGCGCGGCGATCGACATGCCGGGTCGCGTCGAGGATCAACTGCGCAACATCCTGCTGACGTTCGTGCTGATGTGGGTGATCGCCAACATCCCGCCGACCACGCTGATGCGCTTCGCGGTCCCGCTCTATACGTTCGGGGTCGCGCTGCTGATCGCGGTCGCGCTGTTCGGGATGACCAAGAAGGGCGCGAAGCGCTGGCTGAACGTCGGCGTCGTGATCCAGCCGTCGGAGATCCTCAAGATCGCGACGCCGCTGATGCTCGCGTGGTACTACCAGCGCCGCGAAGGCGGGCTGCGCTGGTACGACTTCCTCGTCGCGTTCGGAATCCTGCTGGTGCCGGTCGGGCTGATCGCGAAGCAGCCCGACCTCGGCACGGGCCTGCTCGTGTTCGCGGCCGGCTTCTTCGTGATCTACCTCGCCGGCCTGTCGTTCAAGCTGATCGTGCCGGTGCTCGTCGCGGGCGTGATCGCGGTCGGGTCGATCGCGGTGTTCGAGGAGCGCATCTGCCAGCCCGAAGTGCAGTGGCCACTGATGCACGACTACCAGAAGCACCGCGTGTGCACGCTGCTCGACCCGACCTCCGACCCGCTCGGCAAGGGCTTCCACACGATCCAGGCCGTGATCGCGATCGGCTCGGGCGGCGTGCTCGGCAAGGGCTACCTGAAGGGCACGCAGGCGCACCTCGAATTCATTCCGGAGAAGCACACCGACTTCATCTTCGCGGTGTTCTCGGAGGAATGGGGGCTCGCAGGCGGGCTCGTGCTGCTGACGCTGTACATGGCGCTGATCGCGCGCGGGCTCTATATCGCCGCGCAGGGCGCGACGCTGTTCGGCCGCCTGCTCGCGGGCTCGCTCACGCTCGCGTTCTTCGTCTACGCATTCGTCAACATCGGGATGGTGAGCGGCGTGCTGCCGGTCGTCGGCGTGCCGTTGCCGTTCATGAGTTACGGCGGCACCGCGCTCACGACGCTCGGCATCGCGATCGGGATGATCATGAGCGTCGGGCGACAGCGGCGGCTGATGAAGAGCTGA
- the gatC gene encoding Asp-tRNA(Asn)/Glu-tRNA(Gln) amidotransferase subunit GatC, with protein sequence MALTLTDVKRIAHLARLEMADADAEHMLGQLNEFFGLVEQMQAVDTAGIAPLAHPIEQIQAVAQRLRDDAVTEVVNRDDNQRPAPAVQDGLYLVPKVIE encoded by the coding sequence ATGGCCCTGACCCTGACCGATGTGAAACGCATCGCGCATCTGGCGCGACTCGAAATGGCCGACGCCGACGCCGAGCACATGCTCGGCCAGCTCAACGAATTCTTCGGCCTCGTCGAACAGATGCAGGCGGTCGACACCGCCGGCATCGCGCCGCTCGCCCACCCGATCGAACAGATCCAGGCAGTCGCGCAGCGCCTGCGCGACGATGCCGTGACGGAAGTCGTCAATCGCGACGACAACCAGCGTCCGGCGCCGGCCGTCCAGGACGGCCTCTATCTCGTGCCGAAGGTGATCGAGTAA